A genome region from Micromonospora peucetia includes the following:
- the pruA gene encoding L-glutamate gamma-semialdehyde dehydrogenase, with protein sequence MDAVFSVPEPHNEPVRNYEPGSADRERLQRRLTELAAERIDLPMTIAGEQRMAGGESIDVVQPHKHAHVLGVTAHATHDDARAAVKAAKDAAPMWRALPFEERAAIFLRAAELLAGPWRDTLNAATMLGQSKTAIQAEIDAACEFIDFLRFNVHFARELLEAQPMSSPGVWNRFDHRPLEGFVYAVTPFNFTAIAGNLPSAPALLGNTVVWKPGPTQQFAAHFTMRLFEAAGLPPGVINMVTGRGEEVSDVVLADADLAGIHFTGSTKVFQQLWRTVGDNISRYRGYPRLVGETGGKDFVVAHSSADVDALHTALIRGAYEYQGQKCSAASRAYVPRSLWEGGLRDRLAATAESLTYGDVTDFGNFGGAVIDARAFDRHTAALELISGDDACRVLAGGTADDSVGWFVRPTLFECTDAAHETFTTEYFGPILGVHVFDDGRFDDVVGQAESIAPYALTGAIFATDRRVVEAVAEKMRYAAGNFYINDKPTGAVVGQQPFGGARASGTNDKAGSWHNLVRWMSPRTIKETFVPPTDHTYPHMS encoded by the coding sequence ATGGACGCCGTGTTCTCCGTACCCGAGCCGCACAACGAGCCGGTGCGCAACTACGAGCCGGGCAGTGCCGACCGGGAACGGCTCCAGCGGCGGCTGACCGAGCTGGCCGCCGAGCGGATCGACCTGCCGATGACCATCGCCGGTGAGCAGCGGATGGCCGGCGGCGAGTCGATCGACGTGGTGCAGCCGCACAAGCACGCGCACGTGCTCGGGGTCACCGCACACGCCACCCACGACGACGCCCGCGCCGCGGTGAAGGCCGCCAAGGACGCGGCCCCGATGTGGCGGGCCCTGCCGTTCGAGGAGCGCGCCGCGATCTTCCTGCGCGCCGCCGAGCTGCTCGCCGGCCCCTGGCGGGACACCCTGAACGCGGCCACGATGCTCGGCCAGTCGAAGACGGCGATCCAGGCCGAGATCGACGCGGCCTGCGAGTTCATCGACTTTCTCCGGTTCAACGTGCACTTCGCGCGGGAGCTGCTGGAGGCGCAGCCGATGTCGTCGCCGGGGGTGTGGAACCGCTTCGACCACCGCCCGCTGGAGGGCTTCGTCTACGCGGTCACCCCGTTCAACTTCACGGCCATCGCCGGCAACCTGCCCTCGGCGCCGGCCCTGCTCGGCAACACGGTGGTCTGGAAGCCGGGGCCGACCCAGCAGTTCGCCGCGCACTTCACCATGCGGCTGTTCGAGGCGGCCGGCCTGCCCCCTGGCGTGATCAACATGGTCACCGGGCGCGGCGAGGAGGTCTCCGACGTCGTGCTCGCCGACGCGGACCTGGCAGGCATCCACTTCACCGGCTCCACCAAGGTCTTCCAGCAGCTGTGGCGGACCGTCGGCGACAACATCTCCCGCTATCGGGGCTACCCCCGGCTGGTCGGCGAGACCGGCGGCAAGGACTTCGTCGTCGCGCACTCCAGCGCCGACGTCGACGCCCTGCACACCGCCCTGATCCGCGGCGCCTACGAATACCAGGGCCAGAAGTGCTCGGCGGCGTCCCGGGCGTACGTCCCGCGCTCGCTGTGGGAGGGTGGGTTGCGCGACCGGCTGGCCGCCACCGCGGAGTCCCTCACCTACGGCGACGTCACCGACTTCGGCAACTTCGGCGGCGCGGTGATCGACGCCAGGGCGTTCGACCGGCACACGGCCGCGCTGGAGCTGATCTCCGGCGACGACGCCTGCCGGGTCCTCGCCGGCGGCACCGCCGACGACTCCGTCGGCTGGTTCGTCCGGCCAACCCTCTTCGAGTGCACCGACGCGGCGCACGAGACATTCACCACCGAGTACTTCGGGCCGATCCTCGGCGTGCACGTCTTCGACGACGGCCGTTTCGACGACGTGGTCGGCCAGGCCGAGTCGATCGCGCCGTATGCCCTGACCGGGGCGATCTTCGCGACGGACCGCCGGGTGGTCGAGGCGGTGGCCGAGAAGATGCGGTACGCCGCCGGCAACTTCTACATCAACGACAAGCCGACCGGCGCGGTGGTCGGGCAGCAGCCCTTCGGGGGCGCCCGGGCCAGCGGCACCAACGACAAGGCCGGCTCCTGGCACAACCTCGTCCGGTGGATGTCCCCCCGGACGATCAAGGAGACCTTCGTCCCGCCGACCGACCACACCTACCCCCACATGAGCTGA